In Herbinix luporum, a single window of DNA contains:
- a CDS encoding poly(ADP-ribose) polymerase family protein, with amino-acid sequence MNTYILLDAFHGTDLSNAESIMKSGFKCRPNKHHWLGNGIYFYMDYSLAKWWTTNPSSKFGVKIKNPAIIKCKIYVKNDNLLDLRRLKDYTKFVEIYRNEFLPFLFCGELSSLSEDTIDTRTLRCTYCDYLNLKYNYKVIIGTFYLPTQPYMPTDYGKFFDTFNISYIESQICVFDSNTISSMELVSIDRR; translated from the coding sequence ATGAATACATATATATTATTAGATGCTTTTCATGGAACGGATCTAAGTAATGCAGAAAGTATAATGAAATCCGGATTTAAATGCAGACCTAATAAACATCATTGGCTTGGTAATGGTATATACTTTTATATGGATTATTCTTTAGCTAAGTGGTGGACTACAAATCCATCAAGTAAATTTGGAGTAAAAATTAAAAATCCGGCTATAATAAAATGTAAAATTTATGTTAAAAATGATAATTTACTTGATTTACGACGATTAAAAGATTATACTAAATTTGTAGAAATTTATAGAAATGAGTTTTTACCATTTCTATTTTGTGGCGAATTAAGTTCTTTAAGTGAAGATACCATCGATACAAGAACTTTACGTTGTACTTATTGTGATTATTTAAATTTAAAATATAATTATAAAGTTATCATCGGTACCTTCTATCTTCCTACTCAACCATATATGCCAACCGATTATGGTAAATTTTTTGATACCTTTAACATATCTTATATTGAAAGTCAAATTTGCGTATTTGATTCAAATACCATATCAAGTATGGAATTGGTTTCTATAGATCGGAGATGA
- a CDS encoding O-acetylhomoserine aminocarboxypropyltransferase/cysteine synthase family protein, which translates to MNNYHIDTKCIQSGYEPKNGEARVLPIYQSTTYKYDSSEHVAKLFDLEEEGFFYTRLANPTVDCVERKIADLEGGIAAMCTSSGQAATMVAILNICNVGDHIISSSNIYGGTMNLLAVTLKKMGIECTFVDPDASIEELQGLVKDNTKLVFAETIANPSLVVADLEKLAKFAHSNDLPLIVDNTFATPINCRPIEHGADIVLHSTSKYMDGHAVALGGVIVDSGNFNWDNGKFPGLSTPDESYHGMVYTRDCGRAAYITKARVQLMRDMGMAPSPNNAFLLNLGLETLHLRMERHCSNAMKVAEYLEQHNQVLWVNFPGLKSNKYYDLAKKYLPKGVCGVISFGIKGGRQAAVKFMDSLKLASIVVHVADARTSVLHPASTTHRQLNDQQLADCGISPEMIRMSIGIENVDDILNDIEQAFRNI; encoded by the coding sequence ATGAATAATTATCATATTGACACTAAATGCATCCAATCAGGATATGAGCCAAAAAACGGAGAGGCCAGAGTACTTCCCATATATCAAAGTACTACATATAAATATGATTCCAGTGAGCATGTAGCTAAACTTTTTGATCTGGAAGAGGAGGGCTTTTTTTATACAAGACTTGCTAATCCTACAGTGGATTGTGTAGAAAGAAAAATTGCCGACTTAGAAGGCGGTATTGCTGCAATGTGTACTTCTTCAGGACAAGCTGCCACCATGGTTGCAATTCTAAATATATGTAATGTGGGCGATCATATAATCTCTTCCAGTAACATATATGGGGGAACCATGAATCTACTGGCGGTTACATTAAAGAAAATGGGGATTGAATGTACATTTGTTGATCCCGATGCTTCCATAGAAGAGCTTCAAGGGCTAGTAAAAGATAATACCAAACTGGTTTTTGCTGAAACCATAGCCAATCCATCCTTAGTAGTAGCTGATTTGGAGAAGTTAGCTAAGTTTGCCCATTCCAATGATTTGCCCTTAATTGTAGATAACACCTTTGCAACACCTATTAATTGTAGACCTATTGAACACGGAGCAGATATAGTTCTTCATTCAACATCCAAATATATGGATGGTCACGCTGTGGCCCTGGGAGGTGTAATTGTAGACAGTGGTAATTTTAACTGGGATAATGGTAAATTTCCCGGATTATCTACACCTGATGAATCATATCATGGTATGGTTTATACAAGAGATTGCGGCAGGGCAGCCTATATTACTAAGGCAAGGGTACAGCTTATGAGAGACATGGGTATGGCACCATCACCAAACAATGCATTTTTGTTAAATTTGGGTCTGGAAACTTTACACCTTAGAATGGAGCGCCATTGTAGTAATGCTATGAAGGTGGCAGAGTACCTTGAGCAGCATAATCAGGTGCTTTGGGTTAATTTTCCTGGACTTAAGAGTAATAAATATTACGATTTGGCTAAGAAGTATCTGCCTAAGGGAGTTTGTGGCGTAATTTCATTTGGTATAAAAGGAGGCAGACAAGCTGCTGTTAAGTTTATGGATAGTCTAAAACTTGCTTCTATTGTGGTACATGTAGCGGATGCCAGAACCAGTGTTCTGCACCCAGCCAGCACCACCCATAGACAGCTTAATGATCAGCAGTTAGCTGACTGTGGCATTTCTCCGGAGATGATACGCATGTCTATAGGAATTGAGAATGTTGATGATATTCTTAATGATATTGAACAGGCATTTAGAAATATATAA